CCAGTCGGCTGCGGATTACGTCTCGCTCGGGCGCGATGTTGAAAGTCAGGTGCTGGCCCGCGCCATCCATGCCCACGCGAACCATCGCGTTTTCCTTAACGGCAACAAGACCGTGGTTTTCCCCGCCTCGCCCGGATCGTATTCTTCCGAACGCATGGGGTAGGCGGCAGGCCGATTGTCCGCCGCCTGTCCGCCGGGTGGTTGCTCATACGCCGCCGGAATATTGTGCGTCGGTGACATGCTCCAGCCATGTCACAACCTTGCCGTCCTGCACCTCCTGAATGGCGATATGGCTCATCCCGGTGTCGCTTGCCGCGCCATGCCAGTGCTTTTCCCCGGGTTCGAACCAGACGACATCGCCGGGATGGATTTCCTCGATCGGCCCGTTTTCCCGCTGCACCCGACCGCGCCCGAATGTCACGATCAGCGTCTGACCAAGCGGGTGAGTGTGCCACGCGGTGCGCGCACCCGGCTCGAACGTGACATGCGCGCCCTGAACCCGCTCGGGCGCGTCCTGATTGAACAGGCCATCGACCCGGACCGAGCCGGTGAACCAGTCCGCCGGCCCCTTGGCCGAGCCATTCGATCCTGCGCGAGTGATTTTCATGCTGTTTTCCTTTCAGAACGGGGCGTTGCTGATTTTCCGGTTGCAGGTGCAGATCGTGCCGCAAATCACTGCTCATGAGAATGCTACAATACAGATAGCGCTTATCCCGCTACTGCATCAATCCGCCTATTGAACCGGGGCAAGACGGCTTCCCACCTAGGTAGCTGGTTTCATTAACACAGGTCGGTTTTATGTCGTCAATTTCCAGAAGAACGATCCTTGCGTCGGGCAGCGCCACGCTCGCCATGCCGTTTCTGATTGCCCCTGCCGTCGCGCAACCCACGGCGCTTGTTGAGGTCACGGCCGGGGCGTCGCGGCTGGATCAGATTCATGCTTTGGTGATCCATCAGAACGGCAACAGGGTCTTCGCCGAAGCTTTCCGTGGCCGCGCCCTTGATCGTCCGGCCAATGTGAAGTCGGTTTCGAAAACCATTGTTGCATTGCTAACCGGGATCGCCATCGACCGCGGCGTTGTTGCGAGCACCGATCAGCGGATCCTGCCCATGCTCGGACGTGCGCCGTTCGGGGATGCGCGCGACGAAATGACGGTTGCGGACCTGCTGACCATGCGGGCGGGGCTGAGCAGCACGAGCGGCGCCGATTACGGTGCCTGGGTGTCCAGCCGCGATTGGGTCGAATACGCGCTGAATCAACCGCTGGAAGGCGCTCCCGGCGGACGCTTCATCTACTCCACCGGCGGCTGGCATGTGCTGGGTGCGGCTCTCGCCCGTGTCTCTGGTCAGAGCTTGCTTCAACTGGCGCAGGCGTGGCTGGGCAATCCGCTGGATATTGCGATCCCACCTTGGGTGGCCGACCCGCAGGGGCGCTATCTTGGTGGCAATGACATGGCCATCAGCCCGCTTGGACTGGCGCGGATCGGGGATATGGTCCTGAATGGCGGGCAACTGGGCGGACAGCGCGTCGTCAGCGAAAGCTGGCTTAACAGGTCTTTCGAGGCGCGTGCGCGTTCGCCTTTCTCCGGAGACCAGTATGGGTATGGCTGGTTTCTCACCCGCTTCGGTGGTCAGGCTTCAGCCTATGCGCGCGGCTATGGCGGGCAGATGCTCGTCGTGGTTCCAAGGCGAGGACTGTCCATCGCGATCACGTCTGATCCGGCACGTCCAGCGCGCAGCGACGGATATTTCGGTGATCTGCGCCGGTTGGTCGACGACATCGTCCGCGTTGTGTAAGCCTGCGTCCGCTGCCCCGGATCACGCCATGCCGCTCAGCGATCCGATATGCCCAGATCGGCCATCACGCGCTGGCGGATCAGCCCGGAGTCGCGGTCGCTGATCCCCAACAGACCCGCCACGAGCCGGACGATGGATTCCTCG
The genomic region above belongs to Paracoccus sp. SCSIO 75233 and contains:
- a CDS encoding serine hydrolase; translated protein: MSSISRRTILASGSATLAMPFLIAPAVAQPTALVEVTAGASRLDQIHALVIHQNGNRVFAEAFRGRALDRPANVKSVSKTIVALLTGIAIDRGVVASTDQRILPMLGRAPFGDARDEMTVADLLTMRAGLSSTSGADYGAWVSSRDWVEYALNQPLEGAPGGRFIYSTGGWHVLGAALARVSGQSLLQLAQAWLGNPLDIAIPPWVADPQGRYLGGNDMAISPLGLARIGDMVLNGGQLGGQRVVSESWLNRSFEARARSPFSGDQYGYGWFLTRFGGQASAYARGYGGQMLVVVPRRGLSIAITSDPARPARSDGYFGDLRRLVDDIVRVV
- a CDS encoding cupin domain-containing protein translates to MKITRAGSNGSAKGPADWFTGSVRVDGLFNQDAPERVQGAHVTFEPGARTAWHTHPLGQTLIVTFGRGRVQRENGPIEEIHPGDVVWFEPGEKHWHGAASDTGMSHIAIQEVQDGKVVTWLEHVTDAQYSGGV